In Ovis aries strain OAR_USU_Benz2616 breed Rambouillet chromosome 13, ARS-UI_Ramb_v3.0, whole genome shotgun sequence, the following are encoded in one genomic region:
- the LOC101109377 gene encoding dihydrodiol dehydrogenase 3-like isoform X1, with amino-acid sequence MDPKSQRVKLNDGHFIPALGFGTGAPPEVPKSEAVEVTKFAIEAGFRHIDSAHAYQNEEQVGQAIRSKIADGTVKREDIFYTSKVWSTSLRPELVRPALEKSLKDLQLDYVDLYIIHQPVALMPGEAIFPTDENGKPIFDSVDLCLTWEALEKCKDAGLTKSIGVSNFNHKQLEKILNKPGLKYKPVCNQVECHPYLNQSKLLEFCKSHDIVLVAYGALGAQRTLQWVNPNLPFLLEDPVLSAIAKKHKQTPALVALRYQIQRGVVVLAKSYNRKRIKENIQVFDFELTPEEMKAIEGLNSNLRYYDLQHFVDHPEYPYSEEY; translated from the exons ATGGATCCAAAAAGTCAGAGAGTGAAGCTTAATGATGGCCACTTCATTCCTGCCTTGGGATTTGGCACCGGTGCACCTCCAGAG GTTCCTAAGAGTGAAGCTGTGGAGGTCACCAAATTTGCTATAGAGGCTGGGTTCCGGCATATTGATAGTGCTCATGCATACCAAAATGAAGAGCAGGTTGGCCAGGCCATTCGAAGCAAGATTGCTGATGGCACTGTGAAAAGAGAAGACATATTCTACACTTCAAAG GTTTGGTCCACGTCCCTTCGTCCGGAGTTGGTCCGACCAGCATTGGAAAAGTCACTGAAAGATCTTCAACTGGACTATGTCGATCTCTACATTATTCATCAACCAGTGGCTTTGATG CCAGGGGAGGCAATTTTCCCAACAGATGAAAATGGAAAACCGATATTTGACTCCGTGGATCTCTGTCTTACATGGGAG gccctggagaaGTGTAAGGATGCAGGGCTGACCAAGTCCATCGGGGTGTCCAACTTCAACCACAAGCAGCTGGAGAAGATCCTGAACAAGCCAGGGCTCAAGTACAAGCCCGTCTGCAATCAG GTGGAATGTCACCCTTATCTCAACCAGAGCAAACTGCTGGAGTTCTGCAAGTCACACGATATTGTCCTGGTTGCCTATGGTGCTCTGGGAGCCCAACGAACATTACAATG GGTGAACCCAAACCTCCCCTTTCTCTTGGAGGACCCAGTTCTCTCTGCCATTGCCAAAAAGCACAAGCAAACCCCAGCTCTAGTTGCCCTTCGGTACCAGATACAACGTGGGGTTGTGGTTCTGGCCAAGAGTTACAACAGGAAGCGGATCAAAGAGAACATACAG gTGTTTGACTTTGAACTGACTCCAGAAGAGATGAAAGCAATCGAAGGCCTCAATAGCAATCTAAGATACTATGATTTGCAACA ttttgttgaTCATCCTGAGTATCCATATTCTGAAGAATATTGA
- the LOC101109377 gene encoding dihydrodiol dehydrogenase 3-like isoform X2 — protein sequence MDPKSQRVKLNDGHFIPALGFGTGAPPEVPKSEAVEVTKFAIEAGFRHIDSAHAYQNEEQVGQAIRSKIADGTVKREDIFYTSKVWSTSLRPELVRPALEKSLKDLQLDYVDLYIIHQPVALMPGEAIFPTDENGKPIFDSVDLCLTWEALEKCKDAGLTKSIGVSNFNHKQLEKILNKPGLKYKPVCNQSTS from the exons ATGGATCCAAAAAGTCAGAGAGTGAAGCTTAATGATGGCCACTTCATTCCTGCCTTGGGATTTGGCACCGGTGCACCTCCAGAG GTTCCTAAGAGTGAAGCTGTGGAGGTCACCAAATTTGCTATAGAGGCTGGGTTCCGGCATATTGATAGTGCTCATGCATACCAAAATGAAGAGCAGGTTGGCCAGGCCATTCGAAGCAAGATTGCTGATGGCACTGTGAAAAGAGAAGACATATTCTACACTTCAAAG GTTTGGTCCACGTCCCTTCGTCCGGAGTTGGTCCGACCAGCATTGGAAAAGTCACTGAAAGATCTTCAACTGGACTATGTCGATCTCTACATTATTCATCAACCAGTGGCTTTGATG CCAGGGGAGGCAATTTTCCCAACAGATGAAAATGGAAAACCGATATTTGACTCCGTGGATCTCTGTCTTACATGGGAG gccctggagaaGTGTAAGGATGCAGGGCTGACCAAGTCCATCGGGGTGTCCAACTTCAACCACAAGCAGCTGGAGAAGATCCTGAACAAGCCAGGGCTCAAGTACAAGCCCGTCTGCAATCAG agtacatcatga
- the LOC101109377 gene encoding dihydrodiol dehydrogenase 3-like isoform X3: protein MDPKSQRVKLNDGHFIPALGFGTGAPPEVPKSEAVEVTKFAIEAGFRHIDSAHAYQNEEQVGQAIRSKIADGTVKREDIFYTSKVWSTSLRPELVRPALEKSLKDLQLDYVDLYIIHQPVALMPGEAIFPTDENGKPIFDSVDLCLTWEHFLLLYYPCQVTAHHHSLPGPGEV, encoded by the exons ATGGATCCAAAAAGTCAGAGAGTGAAGCTTAATGATGGCCACTTCATTCCTGCCTTGGGATTTGGCACCGGTGCACCTCCAGAG GTTCCTAAGAGTGAAGCTGTGGAGGTCACCAAATTTGCTATAGAGGCTGGGTTCCGGCATATTGATAGTGCTCATGCATACCAAAATGAAGAGCAGGTTGGCCAGGCCATTCGAAGCAAGATTGCTGATGGCACTGTGAAAAGAGAAGACATATTCTACACTTCAAAG GTTTGGTCCACGTCCCTTCGTCCGGAGTTGGTCCGACCAGCATTGGAAAAGTCACTGAAAGATCTTCAACTGGACTATGTCGATCTCTACATTATTCATCAACCAGTGGCTTTGATG CCAGGGGAGGCAATTTTCCCAACAGATGAAAATGGAAAACCGATATTTGACTCCGTGGATCTCTGTCTTACATGGGAG CATTTCTTATTGCTATATTACCCATGCCAAGTGACTGCTCACCACCactccctcccaggccctggagaaGTGTAA